Genomic window (Nicotiana sylvestris chromosome 7, ASM39365v2, whole genome shotgun sequence):
GCACGTTGGATGGTGCAGGTGAGTATCTGAATTATAATACAATCtgttaatatttttaaatattgaaatacattttttaaaaataattatactcAATTGTATTTATAGGTCATATATTGCCACTAGCATATGGTGTTATTGATTCAGAGAACGATGTTGCTTGGAcgtggttctttgagcaattcaagatagCATACGATGAAAGGGAAAACATGTGCATCGTTTCAGATAGAAATGAGAGTATCATTAAATCTGTATCGAGAGTGTATCCAGATGTACCGCATTTTGCTTGTATATGGCATCTATGGAACAACGTATATAAGAAATTCAAAAAAAGCCATGCCAAGTTGAGCGAGATATACTTCTCTATGTCAAAAGCATACACACAAGCTGAATTTGACAATCTGATGGAGAAGGTAGATATTAGGGTGAAAGAATACTTAGAGTTAGCTGGTTACGAAAAATGGACTAGGTTGTATGCACCTGTTAACAGGGGATGGACAATGACGTCAAATATTGCTGAGTCAATCAATGTCGCACTAGTTTCAACAAGGGAATTGCCAATATACGACTTCCTCGAAGAAGTTAGGAAGATGTTTGGACATTGGAATTTTAGTAACCGCAAAGAAGCTACACAGACATACACGACGTTTGGAAAAAAATACCAAGAGATGCTGACTTTGAATGAGGAAATGTCTACATGTATGACTGTAAGTTATATTTTAACGTCATTGTTGTATATAGCTTAATTGTTACAGAATTAATGgcatgaatacaactgaatacaatgATTTTTTAAGTAGAACTACCATTAATATATATGAATACAACTATATTCAAACTCATAAAAGATATATTTTTCCGTAGATCTGATATGAATAGAACTGAATATAACTAAAAGCATGCTGCAAAAACTATTGGAATACATCAGAATATAACTAACAAAGCTGTATTATATGTAATTTTAATATTTATTGTCAATACGTATGATTCTAATGCTTTTGTTAGCATCCTATTGCCTAAAGTACAGCAGATTAAAACAGTTGATTaattgaatacaactgaatacaactgaatacatcTTGAATACAAATGCAGTTGAATATATCTGACTACAGCTGATTAAAACAGTTGAATTTAATTGAAATTAGCTGAATAGAACTGAATAAAGATGTTGAATAAAGTTGAATATAACAATTGAATACAACTAACTATAGCTGATTAATACAGTTCAATTCAAATGCTTCTAAAGTATGATTCTAATGCTTATGTTAGCATCCTGTTGCCTAAAGTACAACAGAATTCTGATAAGTTCTGCACTAATAGCAGTTGGTATTGTGCTGGTCTAAATATTGATGTATTCATCTATATGCAAAAATTTCAGTTGTATGTAACTTATTAATTCAGCATTATACATTTGGTAATTCAGATATATGTGGTCAAAACttatatttctatttttaaacGTAGGTGGTACCATCAACTGAATACTTACATACGTTTAACGATGGTGGGAGGAATTACACAGTCTGCCTATTAGAGAGAAAATGTGTTTGTGAGAGGTTCCAAGTTGATGAATTGCCATGCCCACATGCTTGGGCTGTATTGAAGATCAAGTTTCTAATGCCAGAAGAATATTGCTCTAACTATTACAAACCAAATAAAATTGTAATGACATATGATTTGCTAGTGTACCCGCTACCGGACAGAAATGACTGGAATATACCAGAACATGTTGCAGAGGAGGTTGTACTACCCCCCAAATGGAAAAGACCTCCTGGAAGGCCAAAGAAGAAGCGCGATAAAACATTAAGTGAATTGTTGCAGCCAAAAAATCAACATTCATGTAGAATATGTGGGCAGAGAGGACATAACAAGCGAACGTGTAGAAATGCTCCACGTAATAATAGTTAACACTCTGACATGTATTAGTGCTTCAACGATTTGTCAATACTTATGTTAACATTGTCAAGTAATAAATTCTCATAGTCAAGTAATATATTCTGAAATGACTTTCGTGAATAGTTTCTGAATACATATAGTTGAAATATTTTTATACAGATAAATACATATGCACTATACAGTTGAGTATAACTCAGTATGGATGAATACTAAAAAATACAACTGGATACAGCTGAAGTATTTTtatgaataatacagttgagTAGCACTGAATGTAAATGAATACATCAAAATACAattgaatacagctgaataataCACTTAAATACAACTAACTACTGTTGAATAAAACAAGTTGAATACAACTGAGTACATCTGAATACAACTGATTACTTAAAACCTGTTTAATACATCTGAAATTGTGTTCTTTAATATGTGTTATCTGAACTTGGAAGATACATTTAAGTGGATGTtgctgaatacaactgaatacaactgaacttgacagttaaatacaactgaatCCAGAAAAAAATACATCTGAATTCTTTTATATAACCTACCATCAGCATACATAATGTTTCTGACTTTGACATTAACATGTTCATTAACTAAAACGTGTTCAAGCAAAGTTGCTTGGTATTAACACATACGTGAATCCTGTAAGATAAATATGTATTCAGATTGAAGAATAAGCATGAATACCTAtgaacaattcagtgaaacaatGATTGAAAAGTTGCAATTGTCATACACGAACACTGTTGATAAAGTGATAAGTTTTTCAAACTAAATACCATTTACACCAAAAACTACTCAAAATAGTATTCATCTTGAAACTACACTCCAAAGCTACAATAACCTAAAGCTACTCTAACACTATCTGCATCCTTATGGCATCAGCGTCTATCTTCCGCATAGCATAGTCCCAGAGGAGAGCACCATATCTTTGACGAAGTAGAGAGGAATCAAATGTTATTTGTGGAATCTCTCCAAGAGTGCTCAGAAATTCTGCGTATGCTGCAACATGCACTCCACAATCCCTAAAAAATAATTGATtgaaacaattaaaaataatGCATACAATTAGATTTGTATATAACATGCAATAATGATGCTTGAATACTTACATGCTACCAACTTTCTGTTGAGGCAGATCTGAAATGAAAAAAACTTCAAAGGGATCATTATGTGACTTGTCAGTATATGCTGAGTAAGTAGATCAATCTATGCCTTGACTATCTCTGTAAAAGCCACTGATTGATAGATATAGAGGTACAAGCTTAGCTAGCTTATCAATCTCAGAAACTACATAAGCATCATGACCTGCAGATCTGTACGAGTCATACACTTTGATACATCTCTCCTTGAATGAGACAACAGCCAATACCCAGTGTAGTTTGTCCTTCAAGTTGACTGGTATCATGACATTATCCACAGTATGCCAAGGTACATTTGCATGCAATCTGTAGCCTCTTATATACTCACATACCACATCCTTTTCTTTGGCTACATTATCATTACTATCTGTATCAACATACCTGTCGAATATTTCAGCAATTCTTGTCTTGAATATACAATCAACAGTTGTATACTTGAAGTTTCTTGTTTGATTGTACTTTCCCTTCTTTCTCAAATAGTAGAATATGACGTCAATATGCTATACACAAAGTTAAGTACATGGTGTGAGTCCAATTAATCAAACTATTAAAGAATATAGCTGAATACAGAGAAATACATATGaaaaatacagttgaatacaaccaATTGTATGTGAATAAAACTGTTGACTACAGCTGACTATAGCTTACTACATCTGATTAAAACAATTGAAAACAACTGAATATAGCTGAATAATACTGAATAATACAATTGACTACTTATGATTTAAAGACTTCAATATGACTGTCTACAGTTGAATACTGCTGAATACAGAGAAATGCAGTTGAATACATCTGATTAAAACAGTTGAATTTAATTGAAATTAGCTGAATAAAGATGTTGAATAAAGCTGAATATAACAATTGAATATAACTAACTATAGCTAATTAATACAGTTCAATTCAACTAACTATAActaaatacatctgaatacaccCAAACACAGCTGAATACAACTAAATGCAAAAGTAGAATAAAGGTGAATATAGCAATTGAATTCAGCTGACTATAGCTGATTAATACAGTTCAATTAAACTGACTATAGcttgaatacagttgaatacagctTAATACAACTTAATGCAAAtgaataatacagctgaatatagCTGAATAAAACAGCATGTTGTTATTCAAAAAAAATTAGTCAGTTAGGGGAAAAAACTTACGTTGTCATCCCATAGCTTCCCGTCAAACGATAGAAGGTAAAACCAATTTTTTGAATTAACTTGATCAACTCCGAAATCCAATGGTATATGAAGTGTTGACTTGTTCTTCTTGTAATGATCTTCCAAATTACTTCTAAAAGTATGGTATAAAAAATGTTATatacatttttaaaaatataaaaacttaATACACATACCGGGGGAAAACTCACCTCTGATCATGTCTAGCGAGAAGACCATCACGAACCCATTTGTCATATTCCTGAATGATTAATGTAGGATGTGGCCTCGTTATTGAATCATCCTCAAAGGGGTGTCTTTTTTCAAAAATGGGGGTCAACTTTACTGAGGTACCTGTTGTTCATTGAATTCGTGATTAGAgacttttaaatttaaaaacCTTAAGGAAAGCTGAATCTTTACTTTACAAAAATACTAACCTGCAGAGTCGAAGTTAGATTCATAAGGCGAAGAGTACCATCTACTTGGTCGCCGATTCCTATGAGATGGTATTGGGGTTGATTCAGTTTTTTTTGCATTGTTGTGAATCACAATTCTAGTTTCTGGAATTTGACTGGGAAGAAACTTGTCGTCCAGCTCAAATTGAGATACATAGAATTCTGTAGATACACCCTGTTGACCAGTAGATGGTATGTTGGACGGCACCTCTGATGTAGTTTTCCCCTCTCCTCTATACTCCAAACATTGATCATTAAGCACTTGTTTCTGTTAGTTGTATGTATCATTGTTAGTGTATTAACTTAATGTTACTATATAGTTAAATACATATAAGTGTAGTAAGAAAATAGATTTTGGTAATGGAAATGGGAGTTTGAAATACATTACACATATTCAAGAAATACAAATCAGAATACATCAAAATATAGTTGAATATGTTTAAATACAGTAGTTAATTCCATTTACATATTAAGGTTAACACATATATGAATACAGCTAAATACATGTGTTGGCCGATGCATTTATCAGTTTAGTGAGGCAGTTAAAGGCTAGTCGAATACATACAACATTTATAAATACAATTATTTAATTATAACAACAAGCAGGAGATATAAACAAATGCTCAATATGTTAAGAATGGTATACCTCAACATTATCTCTGACATCTGTGTCAATGTCATCATCACGTCTCCCTATGGATTCCTTTCTTTGGTGTAAACTTTCAGTTTGCTGATTTTGTTGAAGATGGTCAGAAAGATTCTTGAAGTTATCATTGATCAGTATTCTTAGAGACTTGAACTCTCCCACAACCTTAacaatacaaaaataattataagatTGCGCCAAAAATATATGAATGCTATTCATTAAAATGTAATGTTTAATTTGTTAAATACTCACGTATTCTTTGAATGAATTTAGGTCTTTcctcaaagaagatacttcgtcaTTTTGGGAATCTTGCAGCTGATTGTCATGCAAAACTTTATGTCCAAATTCGGATACACAAACAGGAGGAATCTTGGGTTGATATTCTGTTTCGTTAGGATGCCTTTCGTGTTCCTTGCGCTTTTTATGGGGCGGTGATGAAGATGGACCAACACTTGCAACATGTTTCTTCTTACATTGAAGCTCGGGGTAGGAGAAAAGTCATCTGAATCATCTCCCGATTTGTCTGAATGAGCAGGGGAAGGTCTCTTCTCAACATCGACGCCTATAGGAGGATTCTGAATAATGGCAAGCTCTATATCGCTTGGACTGATGTCCTTGTAAACAATCTGAAAAACGAAATATAATCAAAGCCTTACTAGAAACATGCAAATGCAGATCTGGAATACAAACTGAAATTTGTATTGAATATAAAATGCAATTGTATACAAATGCAGATCTGGCAGCACTAATGATTTGGAAATAATATGCAATTGTATGAAGAATTAATAATGTAGGCTACAACAGCTATATATTGCCGTATGCATATGAATGCATTTCTATGCATTAGATGTATTCAAATGTATACAGTTTTTGTATGCATTTGTATACAAGTGTATGCAGCTGTTTATTAGTCCTTATGCATTTGTATACATGTATCTTGACTTTGTATGCAAGTATTTATATATGTAAGCATATGTATACAAATGTATATTACTGTATGCATCCCCTGAAAATGAATGCAGTCTCTTGTATGCAAATGTATGAGTAGTCTGGATGCAACATATTTGTGAGAATATGACAGCTGCCTGCAGCAGGTATTACATCACCAAAAATATATATGAATGCAACTGCATACTTCTATATGCAAATGTATGCCTATTAATTATTACTAAAATATAAACTATCAATGATACAATTTGTATATTACCATGTTCCCGGTGTCATTGAACATGCCGTTCATCAGATAAGCAAAGGTTGGCTGATATCCGGTGGTTCTCCAATTGAGTATTCTGGGGACCATGTCATCAACTCGGAGTGCAATTTTGGAATCAACAACTGAACAACACTCATAAAACCACACTTGCATAGCCAGTGGCATCCCAGCTATCATGTAATACTTCTTCTCAGCATCCATCTTCATGCTAATCGATTTTGTTAGCATTTCAAATGCTTTTAAACCCCAATGATATTCAGAATAGCGCCCACTCTCTACCAGGTCAAAATGTAGCCTTGGTATAGTTGTACTATTCTTCTCGGATGAAAAAAATGAAGGTGTGTATGAAATACAACAAAGATATCTTCAAGGCATCACCATCATTGTCGGGACCCCAGTTCTTGTCAGCAAAGCATTTCATCAATTGTTCCTTCTTGACAAGATTAACACCTCCAAAGTAAGTCTCAATAAGCCGGTTAGGAAACTTTTCACTaaactcaaaattttcatcaTTACCAACACATTTGAGGCTAGTCACAATCGCAAGCTCCCTTAATGTGAAATGTAATGAAGTACCATTGACGTGTAATGCAAATACATTGTTAGGAGTGCCTTCTAACTGAGAGCCATGAAGCATCTGAAGAGTTGATGTTGAACTTCACAACGCTTCATTTGAAGAAATGAGCCAAAGCAAGTATTGTCAAGTTGTTGGTACTGATCAGGAGTAAGGTTCTCTTTTAGCTGGGAGACTATATCAgtattgtgagcacgtaatttttgctttacgagacaatcgctccaaaagaaataaaaaataacaacaattgatcccgttgtacaattttgggatttttacatggcacttcgttaattgtttatgactttggcccatttttactttattaaaacaaaatacaaaaaaatgtacgtgttatgcataatctgaaccgtaacatggttgttaaatagaaaagcatagaCAGGCATCTTTGCCCGTGAttttgttttatttgatttttacctgttttgaattattttaatgtgtgtgcaaataattgtattaggtgtttattttaatttgattttacttagttttgtatttttataataaaagaaaaaaaaagaaaaaaaggcccTTCcttttccggacttgggccaatttgttaaaattggcccaaacaaacaatgcacaaaaccaggcctgcccggtccagtccaacctgatacccagggtgtccaaacgacgccgttttaatccagtttgatctgggccgttgatctcagattgatcaacggccaagatcacatttcccatacccacgaacagaacccgacccgtttccacccggaccaacccaaaccctttacccttgaaacgacaccgtttccttcgagctgaaggatcctggcccttcatcgcatctcatccaacggccaggatccacccacccactaactatataaccTTCTAACCTTACCCTACCCCCCCATCTGACaccccagcttccgtcttcaccatcttccccatcaaaccctagagccacccctgtatccttcaccatgaaaaccggcggcacggacgccggtgacctcgcccttaacaccatagaacccccgtgccgtcctgaacccaaatctaccaaccacacacctcgaatcctatcccaccttctcaaatcttcatttgaagattcgagtcggaacctaatctacaccgatctgctttaaattcataccagacactccccagaccccctcgtgactaaaccatacttggtttggtccgaatctgatcagggaagcatgaatcctagatctgagttttggaactttgtgattcttcgtcactggtccatatccgttcaaccgaagagattaaggtctaatggactttaatcaaagtgtttctcatctaagaaacacttcgattaaagtccgttcagccttaagaaaggcctgaccaagtccgagttaaggttttgatgtTTCGGGATTTGAGGTGAGTTCTGTTCTGTTCTCTTTGTTCTTTAGTCCATGTTTGTTCGAAaggctgttattgttgttgtgtaatgtttgtgtccttgacttttatcaactgtgccttgaccactttgcctgaacctctgttgtttgattgagtctttccatttgttctgataatgtgtatgtgagtgttgtgcaattagctgattttcaaaaTTTGGACTGGACTAATTGACTCTTCGAGTGcaattctgcttagtcaataTAGTGCGaaccttgtgtgatactgttaaatgtctgatttttggctacaattgtatgtgttgtaactagtatagtcgaatcgacatgtgtcgtcaattaatttcaactgcctgaacaataacaaatcgatttgcttctggacacatttgttgaatcaattaggaactgagttggtttacttatagttgttaatttgaatcggaaatgtaaaaggaatgttttgtttaagttctgaattggagggcatgtgtactcgtgcacctcatgtgctttgtgcacaacctgtggcctgcataaaggtttttgttaagttttaaataatttgacagcatatgctgtcagatacattctgctgcccatactctactttaacctcaaaaataacaaacattacttaaagtgagtctgtcagggaatatcatgggttttgttcatacttaattagccaattggaatctgaaaatggaaggcacatgggagggtgttgtgatattctaaacaggctgttaaaaggggtaatgAAAGGCTTATAAAAGCAGGATGGAGAGATAGATAGAGGGGGATCGGATAGGAGATAGAGAGAGGAAAAAAGAGGACCTGGGGATAAAGGAAGGAGGGTTGAAATACATACAGATACATACAGACATAGAGAGACACatagaaaaaaaagagggagAGAGGGGATACACACTGAGGagtatacacacacagacatacaTAGACAGAGATATACACAGAAGATAggaggaaagaaaagaagaggtctgatagatacacatagatacagaaatagaaagagagcaagaaagagataaaacatactaggaaatcagaaacttggtcttgtttgtctgaagttcatctgttgtcaatgtgttaggcagtgttgcttcttctaagtttcaatcgagattattgttagtgttttgttgcatttggtatatctcggaattggattgtctggagttttGTTTCCATCACACTGGGTGCTGCTTCATTTGGCTGTTTTTCTCTTCAACTATAGCTTCACTTCTTGCAATAGAATCTGTTCTGCTGTGTTTTTTCGATTGCTGCTGTTATTGCTGCTGCAcctgttgccattgttactctgctgatttCCCTCTTCTTcgaattgtcaaatatttccaggtacacaactcctgaaaccatgtgttgttgaaagtttgaagttgaggcagaaataaagaaatgaacatctgtttatgTTATAATACTGGTGTTCAAAAATAGGTTGAATGCtagtttagcctgtatttgtttaactgcaaactgcaaacattctgtataaactaacatacattctgtttgagatgaactattCGATAGCATTGtttaatagtaatgacagtatgacttagacagtatgtttgattcagtatacattcagttcagtataacattctgtttgatttagttatgacagtataacatagaacCATGGCAAGCACCTGTATGTGTTTTGCCTAGatcactgaattgacaaatctgtggtacttggtctgggataaatgtatcccaaacaaactctcatgcagtcacattaagagtctggctatgaatgccagctctcttgtcagattatttgttccgatataggttcgatatcgggtctcggtatagattccttgttttcgaaataatgcgacgactgttgagaaaaactaacaggcgtttttgagttcaattagtagtaatttttctAATAAACAGCCAATTTCATTTATCAAGTTCAAATAGGTCCAATTTCATTTATCAAGTTCAAATAGGTTAGCGtttaaaaataaaacttggaggtcgttaaatataactcagtatatgttgttagtttgcttgcaatctcacttagcaaattaataagcgtattcactcaatgaagacaaagcatgaggtaattctcacctcataaacaatcaatcaggtaatcaaacaaatttaggttcggcaaatataacaaagattcagtctgtatttgttcaaacaagtaagtttggtatcatctttcttttttttagagacaaatgcattagaaatgtagccacttcaggatatcctttctaaaatagagacgagcctcgccaaataaaaatgcaaattgcggggccctcaataattaaccataataaatatttagaattcgggataggccgttttagcgaatttcatggcttcctacaaaaataataatgcgctagactctctaggcgcgacttaattaaattacattcttaaacccgggtgcacattgatgtgacccgattccaaatctcaacggagtcgaagtgtgtttaacaattacgggtgcattgattgcaacgtagttcgagatacattttcacgacgttgcaattctataaaaataaatggtAATAAtcaaagcggtttaaacttaataagagcacataagtcataacatgtatttaaatcagatatttagccattataacaatttaagcgaccgtgctagaaccacgggattcgagggtgcctaacaccttccctcgggtcaacagaattccttacttagaatttctggttcgcagacttcatttggaaaagtcgaaaatttcctcgatttgggattcaagataaaccggtgacttgggacaccaaaagccaaacctttcccaagtggcgactctgaattaaataaataatcccatttcgaatattgtcacttaaattggaaaaactcccctcgcgcatttaacccttcggggcgggcgcgcaaaaaggaggtgtgacagctctggcgactccgctggggatggcgaacccagaaccactggttcagggttcaagaattcgagcttagaataattgttatatttggctttattatctgatctttattacatgtttttgcataacgtgctaaatgttgtcttttaccgctttgatattatctgaactgtatataaactgtgccgaaacccttctcttcttacctccggggagaagctcgctggtcgagactccctattctgttagtgtctatacctgaaataagaaagaggtcggacaagttacaaagccggacgatctcgcgggtccctggtacgtagccccctcctcgactcgagttgtccgctcgggtacacagtctagaacaaatacccagggtataaacctagtataacgaagcttcatgccggatccctagtaggaacgtttatttgcatcatgttgcatttgacttagggggctcaacacaggggttgggcccgtctaggacagacaacctgaaatgaaaagaccctcctgctgcatcctatttgtttcgtgcatttatttgcttcggttccgcatgtcgaccggttcctaaaaagaaaaatagcagcgtaggggagataattacttattttggaaaataaatgtccaagtattgtcaaaacctcgccggaatttttctaaaaaaaagaataaaaaacaaaatttgtcttcttagtttgaattatcaaaaaaaaatacaaaaattttctttttttatcatttccaaaatcaaaaaaaaaagaaaaaaaaagaaggtatttatttaaaagtaaaaaaaaaacggaaaattcataattcaaaaaatgttgtttctttcatattaccccttttataaattcagactaatagtccaaatattgcctaaaaaataataaatattttctttagtctttatcttttttttcaaaaataataataaaaaatacttattcttgatttctaggtttatttgattttctctattcctgatatgcccgaac
Coding sequences:
- the LOC104240627 gene encoding uncharacterized protein gives rise to the protein MEIHNDMGYRVYVELKKENREFGMYPLCITTIENDLISGGSLNQGDIVQIDEGVQRYDSDTNDTLALDFVNSGEAIGVFELHKDLIISKTNQKEVMAGQVYEDKATLKEVMENYAIAQRFQFRVDRSNAVSYALLCISEDCEWRFKASSINKSELFKVREFNENHTCPLKDKVYEQRQASSSLIGGMIRPKLTNHKRKYTPRDIIDDVKSDLGVDVSYMLAWRAKEKAMNFLRGELADSYKNLPGYLYTMDMTYPGSHIRMVKSPKNEFMYVYISLYAFIRGFNHCRPIIVVDGSHLKSYYTGTFVSASTLDGAGHILPLAYGVIDSENDVAWTWFFEQFKIAYDERENMCIVSDRNESIIKSVSRVYPDVPHFACIWHLWNNVYKKFKKSHAKLSEIYFSMSKAYTQAEFDNLMEKVDIRVKEYLELAGYEKWTRLYAPVNRGWTMTSNIAESINVALVSTRELPIYDFLEEVRKMFGHWNFSNRKEATQTYTTFGKKYQEMLTLNEEMSTCMTYDSNAYVSILLPKVQQNSDKFCTNSSWYCAGLNIDVVPSTEYLHTFNDGGRNYTVCLLERKCVCERFQVDELPCPHAWAVLKIKFLMPEEYCSNYYKPNKIVMTYDLLVYPLPDRNDWNIPEHVAEEVVLPPKWKRPPGRPKKKRDKTLSELLQPKNQHSCRICGQRGHNKRTCRNAPRNNS
- the LOC138874046 gene encoding uncharacterized protein, translating into MVKDTGVALGFDGEDGEDGSWGVRWGGRMLHGSQLEGTPNNVFALHVNGTSLHFTLRELAIVTSLKCVGNDENFEFSEKFPNRLIETYFGGVNLVKKEQLMKCFADKNWGPDNDESGRYSEYHWGLKAFEMLTKSISMKMDAEKKYYMIAGMPLAMQVWFYECCSVVDSKIALRVDDMVPRILNWRTTGYQPTFAYLMNGMFNDTGNMIVYKDISPSDIELAIIQNPPIGVDVEKRPSPAHSDKSGDDSDDFSPTPSFNLQDSQNDEVSSLRKDLNSFKEYVVGEFKSLRILINDNFKNLSDHLQQNQQTESLHQRKESIGRRDDDIDTDVRDNVEKQVLNDQCLEYRGEGKTTSEVPSNIPSTGQQGVSTEFYVSQFELDDKFLPSQIPETRIVIHNNAKKTESTPIPSHRNRRPSRWYSSPYESNFDSAGTSVKLTPIFEKRHPFEDDSITRPHPTLIIQEYDKWVRDGLLARHDQRSNLEDHYKKNKSTLHIPLDFGVDQVNSKNWFYLLSFDGKLWDDNHIDVIFYYLRKKGKYNQTRNFKYTTVDCIFKTRIAEIFDRYVDTDSNDNVAKEKDVVCEYIRGYRLHANVPWHTVDNVMIPVNLKDKLHWVLAVVSFKERCIKVYDSYRSAGHDAYVVSEIDKLAKLVPLYLSISGFYRDSQDLPQQKVGSMDCGVHVAAYAEFLSTLGEIPQITFDSSLLRQRYGALLWDYAMRKIDADAIRMQIVLE